ATTTTTTCATCATCTATTAATTTATCACCACTTACTCCAATTAATTTAATAGCCATGCCTCTAATATCTTTGCTCTTATCACTTTTAACCTTATTTCCACCACTAGAAAATCTTATAAAACAATTATATTTTTTTCCAGATTGAAAAACTTCTGTTTCTAAATCTTTATTTAAATCATCATCTACAATAAATGTTCCTTTTAATATCCCTAGCCCTTTTGGATGTGCATCTCTTTTTGTAAATCCCTTTTCATAATCCTTAACTAACTTTGCCTTTAAAATTTCAATAATTTCATTTGTCATTTCATTATTATCCCGACTTCCCATCGCTAACCCCTCCAGTCCTTTTAAACTATCTATTATCCTGTCCAAATATTAAAGATAATAAAACAACAGGCATAAATTTATAAATTTATGCCTGTTCACTATTATCTAAATTTATTTCATAACTCTCATTGCATTTAGTACAGCTATTAAAGCAACACCTACATCTGCAAATATAGCTTCCCACATAGTTGCTACTCCACCTGCTCCTAATATTAACACTATTACTTTGACCCCTAAAGCAAATACAATATTTTGCCATACTATTTTATTAGTCTTCTTAGCAATTTTGATGGCTTTAACAATATTGCTAGGTTCATCTGTCATAAGAACAACATCTGCAGCTTCAATTGCTGCATCAGATCCTAATCCTCCCATTGCAATACCTACATCTGCTCTAGCAAGAACAGGAGCATCATTTATACCATCTCCAACAAATGCAATTTTTTCATTTTCTTGTCTTCCATCATATAATTCTTCTAACTTATCAACTTTGTCTGTTGGTAGTAAATTCGAATAAACCTTGTCTAAGCCTAATTTTTCAGATATATCATTAGCTACTGCCAGATTATCCCCTGTTAACATAACAGTTTCTTTAATTCCTATATTTTTAAGTCCTTCTATACAAGCTTTAGAATCATCCTTAACTGTATCAGATATTACTATATATCCTCTATATCTTTTATTAACAGCTATATATACAACTGTACCTACTTCCTTAGCTTTTGAAAAGAATATATTTTCACTTAACATTAATTTTTCATTTCCAGCTAATATATGCTCTCCTTCATAATCTACTTTAATCCCATGTGCCGCTATTTCTTCATAGTTATTTACCTTATCTAGATCTACTTTTTCTTTATAATGTTTAACTATAGATTTAGCTATAGGATGATTTGAGTTTATTTCTGCAATAGCTGCATATTTTAGTAATTCACATTCACTTATACCTACAGGTTTTATATAAGTTACATCAAATACACCTTTTGTAAGAGTTCCTGTTTTATCAAACACAACTGTATCTACATTTCTTAAAGCTTCTAAATAACTGCTTCCTTTTATAAGTATTCCTTGTTTTGATGCGTATCCAATTCCACTGAAGAAACTTAATGGTATAGATAAAACAAGTGCACAAGGACAAGAAACAACTAAGAATATAAGCCCTCTATAGAACCAATCATTAAATGATGCTCCGGGTATAATAACCGGTGGAACTATAGCAATTAAAAGAGCTGATATAACAACTACCGGCGTATAATATTTAGAGAATCTAGTTATAAAGTTTTCTGTTTTAGATTTTTTAGCACTTGCATTTTCTACTAAGTCTAAAATTTTAGAAACCGTAGACTCTTCAAACTCTTTTTGAACAGATATAGTTAAAACTGCATTTTTATTTATAAAACCAGATAAAACATCTTCTCCCTTACCAACCTCTCTAAGTAAAGATTCTCCAGTTAATGCAGATGTGTCTACCATACTAAATCCGTCAACTATAACACCATCTAGAGGTATTTTTTCACCTGGTTTAACTACTATTATATCTCCGACTTCTACATCGTAAGGAGATACCTCTTTTATTTCAGAACCTATTTTTAGGTTAGCATAATCTGGTCTAATCTCCATAAGAGAAGCTATAGACTTTCTAGATTTACCAACAGCTTTAGCTTGCAAGAACTCTCCTAATTTATAAAACACCATAACTCCTACTGCTTCTGCTGACTCTCCTATAGCTAATGCACCTACTGTAGCTATTGACATTAAAAAGTTTTCATCAAAGATTTGTCCTTTGCCTATATTTTTAATGGCTTTTAATAATACATCTGACCCAACTATTAAATATGCAACTATGAAAACTACTGTACTAAAACTTGACTCGCTTCCTGTAGCAATTTCATATATTCCAAATATATAAACTAAAACTCCAATTACAAGTTTAATCAAATCTTTTTTATCATTTTCTACTGGTTTTTCTTCTTTTTTACTTACAGTAGCTTTTTTCTCTTTGTATTGAATGTCTAATCCTGGCTCTGTTGAATTTATAATATCTATTACCTTATCCATAGTTTCTTTTGAATTAGATGTAGCTACTAAATTAACTGTTAAAACCTTGTTGATAAAGTTAAGATTAGCACTTTCTACATCAGTTAACTTATCCACTTTTTCACAGATTACCTCTGCACAATGTGCACAATTTAATCCATTTAGAATTAACTCTTTCTTTTTTTCCTTAGTCTTTTGTTCTTTCACCTTTATATTTAAACCTGGCTCTGTATCATCTATTATTTTTATTATTTGGTTTATTACTTCCTCTTGATTAAAGTCAGAATCTATATTTACTGTTAGTACTTTGTTTATAAAGTTTAAATTTGCTGAATCTACTTCTTGTAATTTATTAACCTTTTCATTTATAACTTCTGCGCAATGTGCACAATTTAAACCATCTAGTACTATTTCTCTTTTTTTGATAGCACTTGTACTCATAATATCCCCTTCCTTTTTAATTGATTTATTTATTGTAAGTCTCTTGAATATGAGATAATCCACAGTTAAATATCTGACTTATATGGTTATCATCTAGAGAGTAGTAAACTACCTTACCTTCTTTTCTAAATTTAACTAATCTTGCTTGTTTTAAAACTCTTAATTGATGTGATATTGCAGAGTGTGTCATTCCTAATAAATCAGCTATATCACATACACACATTTCACTTGAAAATAAAGCGTATAAAATTTTTATTCTTGTTGTATCTCCAAATACTTTAAAAAGTTCTGCTAAATCATATAAAGTTTCTTCTTGGGGCATATGATCCTTAGCTTTACATATTAGTTCTTCATGTATCTCTTCACAAGAACAGTCTTTAATTTCTTCTATGTCATATTTCATTTATATTTCCTCCTCAATATTATATATACAAACGTATGAATAATTGTTCATATATAATATTATAGAACTCCAATTATTTTTTTGCAACAATTATATAAATTTATTTTTTAATGCACATAATAATAGTTTTTTTATTATATATATATAATAAAGTGTTTTCAGAAATAAGATTCGAAAGTCTTTTATTTAGGAGGTTATTAACTTATGAATTTCGATGGTTATATGAACCCTATGTTTTCTGACATGGATAATAAATATATATATCCTATGCCTTATGTTAATCCTATGATATATATGAACCCTTACATGATGAATCAACCTAATTGTCAAAATGCTAAAAAACAACCTAGTACTGATAATCAAGCTGATCAGTTACAAAATCCTTATCAAAATAATACTATGATGTATATGAACCCTTATATGATGAATCCTATGATGAGTGGTGGTATAGATCCTAATATGCTTATGCAAATGTACATGCAAATGATGCAGATGATGCAAATGATGGGTTGTATGCCAAATATGAATCCTATGGGGAATCCTAGTATGGATAACTTAATGCAGGATTCTATGGGAGGAGGCTATCCAGACCCTTCAAAACAACAAATGGGTGGTATGCCTATGATGATGCCTATGATGGGTTGTATGCCTGGTATGCCCGGCATGCCTAATATAAACATAGAAGAATTCGATGAAGAGGAAATGTAAATTTATAATAAGGGAAATTTTTTTAAATTTTATGTATAAAGTTTAAAGATTGAGCTAATACTATTAATGTATTCCTCATAATATTCCCCCAATATTATAAATACAAGAAAAAAGCCCTAGTGTTTACTAGGGCTTTTTTTATGTTTATTCTATTTGCTAACAACACCTTTTACAATCTTTAATATATCTGTCGCAATTTCAACGTTAGATTTTACACTTTCTTTCGCTACTATAAAGTCTGCAGTTGTATCTGTTATAACTTCTGTAACATCTTTTAAATTATCACTTATCTCAGTAAAATTATCTGCTACTTCCGGTAATCTATTAATTGTAGTAGTTATGTTTTGAGAATTAGAAGAAATTAAATTCTTTATATTCTTTATAAATTCATTTAAATTCTTTAATGTAAATATCAAGTATAAAATTGCTATACATCCTAATACAGCTAATACAAAATATATTGCATTTATATCTATATACATATTAAGCTCCTTGTGTTTCGCTTTGTTCTAGCTTAATAACATCTTCATTTTCTATCTCTTCATTTTCATTTAAATTTTTCTTACTTTGTAAGTACTCTTTAATTTTATTCTTAGATTCTTGGAAATTTGCTTTTCCATTGTTTAATTTATCATTTACTTTAATTTTTGCCTGTTGAGATTTTTCATTTACAGTAGTTGCAACTTTTTGAGATTTATCTTTTAAATCTAATCTAGTTTCTTTCCCTGACTTAGGTGCTAATAATATTCCACCTAGTGCTCCAGCTGTAACACCTGCTGCTACTCCTACTGTAGCTATTTTCATTTTTTTATTTCTTTCTGCTACTTTTTTTGCTCTTCTTTTTTGTTCTATTTTTTTTGCTAAACTCATCTTAACCCCTCCTATAACTTTTAATAATCACTTTATACCCAAATTATAAGATTTATAACCTTTCTTGTCAATTTTTGCCAAATTAATCTAAAAAATCATAAAAATCTTCAGATTCCGACTCAACAAAATCATATAGAACATTTTGTTCAAAAAATATTTCTTCTTCTAATGTTACATAATTTTTAAAGTTACATTGTATTAATTTATTTATATACAGTCTATCTTTTTCATTATATGTAGCAACAAAAAATTTATCGTTCATTTGATAATATAATGCACTTAAATCATTGTTTATTACATAAGTTTCTTTTTTTACATGATTATTATCAAAATTAAATCTTGTAAATAACATTCCTAAATCAAGTTCACTTTTTAATACAAATGGATTTAATTTATAAAATTTATCTAAGAATTCTGTTTTATCTTGTAAATCATAAATCGCTATATATTCTGGCTTTGATATTTCGTCAAACACTTCAAAATCATAAATATCTGCTTTATCAGTAAACATTAGAGAGTCTATTTTGTATTCATCGTTTTTGTAAGTTATATGGAAAGCTAACTTGCAAGTGTAATATCCGTCACTATCTTCATATAAAACATCACATAAATACATACCATCATCTTTTTTAGTAACTTTATTTTTTAAAAGAGCCCCATTAATATTTGTTATATGCATTTCTGAAATTTTTTCATTATTAGAAAAGTATTTTAAACTATCTTTATCCCATGCAATAAATCTCATAGTCATGTAATTGATAAATTCTATATCATTATCAACTTTTTTACATATTTTTGGATACAGATCAAATATATTAACTTTCGATTCATATTTATCTATAAAGTCTATATATTCCTCAATATTGCCAGGTAATTCTTTTTCCCAATAATATGTTTTTTTACCATAGTAATTGACTAAACTAAGAGCTTCTTCTTCTGTAAGTTGGATTCTGTCAGCTCCTAGTCCTCCCATTAATCGCTCTTGCTCTCTATTTAATTCTTCATACGAAGCGTTTCTTAAACTTACATAGTCCGCTATTCCTAACCCTTCTGCATCTATTAAAAAATACTGATACACAATGTCATCATTATCTTCCCATCCAATTATAAGTCCCATACTTCCCATAAGTCTTGAATTCGTAACCTTTGCAAAAATGAAATCCATTTTATCAAACATCCTTCCTTGAACCTGTTTATTTTCAATCCAAATCTATAATAAACCCTATTGATATATTCAGTTTATATAATAACAATATACCCATTTAAAAATTAATTTTAAATTATTTCTTATATTTTTACAACTATATGCTAAATTTATAATATAATAGATAAAAGAAAAATCGCATTAATTGAGGTGATATATATGAAAAAAACTGCAGCTTTCTTTGATATAGATGGGACTCTGTATAGAGATTCTCTAATGGTTGAGCACTTCAAGAAACTAATACGCTATGAAATCGTAGATGAAAAGGTATGGTTAACTAATGCTAGAGATACATTTGTTAACTGGGACAAGAGACAGGGGAACTATGATGATTATTTATTTGAGGTTTGTGATATATATGTTGAATCTCTAAAAGGTTTAGACTTATGTTCTATACACTTTACTAGTAATCAAGTTATAAAGTTAAAATCTGATAGAGTTTATAAATATACTCGTTCTCAAATAAAATGGCATTTAGACCAAGGTCACATTGTAATATTCATTTCTGGAAGTCCGGATTTCTTAGTTTCTAAAATGGCAACTAAATATAATGCTACTGATTTCATAGGTAGTACTTATGTCTTTGAAGACGGTAAATTTAATGGAGAAGTAATTCCTATGTGGGACTCAGCTAGTAAAAATGTAGCTATTAATGACTTTGTTGAAAAGTATAATATTGATTTATCTAAATCATATGCATATGGAGATACAAATGGAGATATTAATATGCTTAGAAGAGTAGGTAATCCTGTTGCTATAAACCCTACTAAAGAACTTCTTCACCAAATAAGTAATGATGAAAATATAAAGGATATATCTAAAATAATAATAGAGAGAAAAGATTTAGTTTACCAACTACCTGCATCTGTCGATGTTCTAGATATATAATTTTAGGAGGTATTAATGACTTTTACAAATGATAGAGATTTTATGAAAAGATTAGAAGATGATATAGAACATTTAAGTAAAACACTATACTTAGATAATCCTGATTTATGGTTAGATTTTTTAGAAAAATCAACAGATAAAGACTTTGATGAAATGTCTTTATTTTTCGCAGCTAAATATAATTATGTTTCGATTATAAAATTTGCTGTGGAGATAAATAATTTTAATTTAAATTCTAAATCTAAAAACATGTCATTTAATTGTGTTAAAAACCATTTAATAGATATCGCTCGCTCTGAAAATTCAATAGACGTATTAGCTTATCTATCTGATGAGGAAGTATCTGATATAGTAGATTCAGTCGATGAACCTAATACTTTACATGAAAGTTCAAAATTAACTATTTCGTATAACTGTCCTCATTGTAATTCTAATATATATGAGACGGGATACAAAGTTCTAATTTCTTCAAATTGCACATATTCAGCATATGATAGAAAAATCATTAGATCAAATCCAGAAGAATTAGATTACGTAACTTGCATTAACTGTAATAACAAAATAAATGATATTACACCTAAACAATTAGAAACTTTAACAACAGTGGAAAACTGTGGTACATGTGGATCTCACATACCTACAATAGGAATTTTAAAAGAAGTAAATTCAAACTTTAATAAATCAACTGGTATTTTTGAGGATGCAAATTCTACATTTTGTTGCAAATCTTGTAGAAAACCTTTAGAAGATATACAGTTAAGACATTTTAATCTAATTTAATTTAAAATTTCCCAGGAAATTTTAAAAACCCACTCTTTATCTGCTAAAGAGTGGGTTTTTTTACGCTTAAGCAAATCATGATTATCGAAAAAACTGTTAATAAACCCTCAAACTTAATTATATAAATATACTATAATTTGAGCGACATGAGCGAAGCGAATTTTTATTTAAACTTAATTATTTTCTTAATCTTAACATCATAGTATTCAATAAATAGAGTATATACATAGTCATATACAATAAAACCTATTTCAAATCCAATTACAGTAAATAAGTTCATCGGTATGAATATAAACGCTTTGAGAATTATATATAGCAACACTGCAATTAGATTAGCAAAAGCTATTTTAAAAACTAGTTCTATATATACTCTTTGATTTTTTTCTATCAAACATTTTACTAATCCATAAATTCCAAATGTAAATACATAAAAAATCCACTGTGCTTTATTTTGTATAATAAAGAAACTCAATAGAATCGATGCTATAGAAAATATTGCTCCATATTTTCCTCCATACTCTATTATTACTATAGAAACTATAAAAGAAGCTGCCCCCATAAAAAACAAAGTATTAATGGGAATTATGTTTGATAAAATTAATAAAATTATGTTTAAAGACAGCAAAATCCCAGTATATGCTATTTTTTTACTCATATCCATATC
The nucleotide sequence above comes from Paraclostridium bifermentans. Encoded proteins:
- a CDS encoding heavy metal translocating P-type ATPase, with product MSTSAIKKREIVLDGLNCAHCAEVINEKVNKLQEVDSANLNFINKVLTVNIDSDFNQEEVINQIIKIIDDTEPGLNIKVKEQKTKEKKKELILNGLNCAHCAEVICEKVDKLTDVESANLNFINKVLTVNLVATSNSKETMDKVIDIINSTEPGLDIQYKEKKATVSKKEEKPVENDKKDLIKLVIGVLVYIFGIYEIATGSESSFSTVVFIVAYLIVGSDVLLKAIKNIGKGQIFDENFLMSIATVGALAIGESAEAVGVMVFYKLGEFLQAKAVGKSRKSIASLMEIRPDYANLKIGSEIKEVSPYDVEVGDIIVVKPGEKIPLDGVIVDGFSMVDTSALTGESLLREVGKGEDVLSGFINKNAVLTISVQKEFEESTVSKILDLVENASAKKSKTENFITRFSKYYTPVVVISALLIAIVPPVIIPGASFNDWFYRGLIFLVVSCPCALVLSIPLSFFSGIGYASKQGILIKGSSYLEALRNVDTVVFDKTGTLTKGVFDVTYIKPVGISECELLKYAAIAEINSNHPIAKSIVKHYKEKVDLDKVNNYEEIAAHGIKVDYEGEHILAGNEKLMLSENIFFSKAKEVGTVVYIAVNKRYRGYIVISDTVKDDSKACIEGLKNIGIKETVMLTGDNLAVANDISEKLGLDKVYSNLLPTDKVDKLEELYDGRQENEKIAFVGDGINDAPVLARADVGIAMGGLGSDAAIEAADVVLMTDEPSNIVKAIKIAKKTNKIVWQNIVFALGVKVIVLILGAGGVATMWEAIFADVGVALIAVLNAMRVMK
- a CDS encoding ArsR/SmtB family transcription factor — translated: MKYDIEEIKDCSCEEIHEELICKAKDHMPQEETLYDLAELFKVFGDTTRIKILYALFSSEMCVCDIADLLGMTHSAISHQLRVLKQARLVKFRKEGKVVYYSLDDNHISQIFNCGLSHIQETYNK
- a CDS encoding ANIS5 family metal-binding protein, with translation MYIDINAIYFVLAVLGCIAILYLIFTLKNLNEFIKNIKNLISSNSQNITTTINRLPEVADNFTEISDNLKDVTEVITDTTADFIVAKESVKSNVEIATDILKIVKGVVSK
- a CDS encoding YtxH domain-containing protein — encoded protein: MSLAKKIEQKRRAKKVAERNKKMKIATVGVAAGVTAGALGGILLAPKSGKETRLDLKDKSQKVATTVNEKSQQAKIKVNDKLNNGKANFQESKNKIKEYLQSKKNLNENEEIENEDVIKLEQSETQGA
- a CDS encoding HAD family hydrolase; translated protein: MKKTAAFFDIDGTLYRDSLMVEHFKKLIRYEIVDEKVWLTNARDTFVNWDKRQGNYDDYLFEVCDIYVESLKGLDLCSIHFTSNQVIKLKSDRVYKYTRSQIKWHLDQGHIVIFISGSPDFLVSKMATKYNATDFIGSTYVFEDGKFNGEVIPMWDSASKNVAINDFVEKYNIDLSKSYAYGDTNGDINMLRRVGNPVAINPTKELLHQISNDENIKDISKIIIERKDLVYQLPASVDVLDI